Proteins from a single region of Psychrobacter cryohalolentis K5:
- a CDS encoding LysR family transcriptional regulator → MDLKQLNAFIAVAELRSFSAAATKIGLSQPSLSRLLKQLEIDMGVMLVDRYHRPLHLTEAGTFFYDKISTILTEVDTVVGMTQRLSAPSSALNIGFVPSILYGLLPEIIARLKQSNPEIDVNLKDISSYQQMDALKSGDIDIGFGRFAHQDPWIQQILLRHERYVVALPKAHPLANVREQRLIDLANNRLILYHQTHLPVSTMPETVSSTGTPKTLGQNKKNNTSHHQASTVEQITEPLLYLFAQYGISPFMTTTVSDLQVALGLVAAGEGITLVPASLKTVRTEQISYQRLIHENVTSPIYLHTLKDFVHPHIPDLLRATYHVYEQRGITYRRQKFESQR, encoded by the coding sequence ATGGATTTAAAGCAGCTCAATGCGTTTATTGCCGTTGCCGAGCTTCGGAGCTTTAGTGCAGCCGCTACCAAAATCGGACTGTCACAGCCCAGTTTAAGCCGTTTACTGAAGCAACTTGAGATAGACATGGGCGTGATGTTGGTTGATCGTTATCATAGACCGCTACATTTAACAGAAGCTGGCACGTTCTTTTACGATAAAATCAGTACCATACTGACAGAAGTCGATACGGTTGTTGGTATGACCCAGCGCTTATCTGCCCCTAGCAGCGCATTAAATATCGGTTTTGTACCCTCTATACTGTATGGGTTGCTACCTGAGATTATTGCCAGACTGAAGCAGTCCAATCCTGAGATTGACGTCAACCTAAAGGACATTAGCTCCTATCAGCAAATGGATGCGCTCAAATCTGGTGATATCGATATTGGTTTTGGACGCTTTGCCCATCAAGACCCATGGATACAGCAAATACTGTTACGCCACGAGCGCTATGTCGTTGCCCTCCCCAAAGCCCATCCGCTTGCCAATGTGCGCGAGCAACGCTTGATCGATTTGGCCAATAACCGCCTGATTCTCTATCATCAAACCCACTTGCCTGTATCTACAATGCCAGAAACGGTATCAAGCACAGGGACTCCTAAAACCTTGGGGCAGAATAAGAAAAATAATACGAGCCATCATCAAGCCTCTACTGTTGAGCAGATAACAGAGCCTTTACTATATTTATTTGCACAGTACGGCATCTCTCCATTTATGACCACCACCGTTAGTGACTTGCAAGTGGCACTCGGGTTAGTAGCGGCGGGCGAAGGCATCACCTTAGTCCCTGCCAGCTTAAAAACGGTGCGTACGGAGCAGATCAGCTATCAGCGTCTCATTCACGAAAACGTCACCTCACCTATTTATCTGCATACACTTAAGGATTTTGTGCATCCTCATATTCCTGACTTATTGCGTGCGACTTATCATGTCTATGAGCAGCGCGGCATTACTTACCGCCGGCAAAAATTTGAATCTCAGCGCTAA
- a CDS encoding NRAMP family divalent metal transporter, with translation MTTQPLNNPSATGDTLSAQQEGFSWRIFGPGILMATAAIGGSHLISSTQAGALYGWQLAIMIILANVFKYPFFRFATDYVYDTGESLIAGYAKRSKAYLWIYFILSILSAVISTGAVTLLAAVILGFMLPASVGLSSIALAVIIVAVCWFFLIAGHYKLLDGVTKWIMIALVSATVLAVMIAAGKPTVMVADFVPASPWNLATLGFIVALMGWMPAPLEFAAITSMWTSAKRKADNTTHRQGLLDFNVGFLVSAILALFFLALGVFVQYGSGQEIQTAGVAYIDQLINMYTATIGEWSRLLVAFVAFMCMFGTTITCADGYGRANAECWRLLKGEDEINKKQIAFWTTYAIGGGLLIISFFAGQLGAMLKFAMISAFISAPIFGWLNYSLVKNHKKLSAGMNAYSIAGLVFLGGFTLLFLASLAGIIG, from the coding sequence ATGACCACACAACCACTCAATAACCCAAGCGCCACAGGCGATACTCTCTCCGCGCAGCAAGAAGGCTTTAGCTGGCGAATCTTTGGTCCCGGTATTCTGATGGCGACTGCTGCTATTGGCGGCTCGCATCTGATTTCATCGACACAGGCTGGCGCGTTATATGGCTGGCAGCTGGCGATTATGATTATATTAGCCAACGTCTTTAAGTATCCGTTCTTCCGCTTTGCCACCGATTATGTCTACGACACTGGCGAGAGCTTAATCGCAGGCTATGCCAAACGCTCAAAAGCTTATCTCTGGATTTATTTTATCCTATCTATTTTATCGGCGGTGATTAGTACGGGGGCTGTGACATTGCTTGCGGCAGTGATATTGGGCTTTATGCTTCCCGCATCTGTAGGACTATCAAGTATTGCCTTAGCTGTCATTATCGTTGCTGTATGTTGGTTTTTTCTGATTGCTGGTCATTATAAATTGCTTGACGGCGTGACCAAGTGGATTATGATTGCGCTCGTATCTGCAACCGTGTTAGCGGTGATGATTGCTGCTGGTAAGCCGACGGTTATGGTGGCGGATTTTGTCCCTGCCTCTCCTTGGAACTTGGCGACTTTAGGGTTTATTGTGGCTCTTATGGGTTGGATGCCAGCACCACTTGAGTTCGCTGCCATCACCTCGATGTGGACATCAGCCAAGAGAAAAGCGGACAATACCACTCACCGTCAGGGCTTACTGGATTTTAATGTCGGTTTCTTAGTTTCCGCTATTTTAGCCTTGTTCTTTTTAGCGTTGGGCGTTTTCGTACAATACGGCTCAGGTCAAGAGATTCAAACCGCAGGTGTCGCTTATATTGATCAGCTTATCAATATGTATACCGCCACTATCGGTGAATGGTCAAGACTACTGGTCGCCTTTGTCGCCTTTATGTGTATGTTTGGCACCACTATTACCTGTGCGGATGGCTATGGACGTGCCAACGCCGAATGCTGGCGCTTACTAAAAGGTGAAGACGAGATTAATAAAAAGCAAATCGCCTTTTGGACCACCTATGCTATCGGTGGCGGTCTTTTGATTATCAGCTTCTTTGCCGGACAATTAGGCGCTATGCTGAAGTTTGCGATGATATCCGCCTTTATATCCGCGCCTATCTTTGGTTGGTTAAACTATTCGCTCGTGAAAAACCATAAAAAGCTATCAGCCGGTATGAACGCCTATTCGATTGCAGGGCTTGTATTCTTAGGTGGCTTTACCTTGTTATTCCTAGCTAGCCTTGCAGGTATTATTGGTTAA
- a CDS encoding DUF3817 domain-containing protein produces MFETASNLTTEQNTALKTLTTIGYLEGTSFLLLLCIAMPLKYMMDIPEGVKYIGMAHGGLFIAYIVVLMGTAVKIKMPIWAIPAGVLGSFLPFGPFIFDHWLKKSLKKSKKVI; encoded by the coding sequence ATGTTTGAAACCGCCTCTAATCTTACAACAGAACAAAATACAGCATTAAAAACGCTTACGACGATAGGTTATTTAGAAGGAACCTCGTTTTTACTGTTGCTCTGCATCGCTATGCCACTAAAGTACATGATGGACATTCCAGAAGGGGTAAAGTATATCGGTATGGCTCACGGCGGCTTATTCATCGCCTATATTGTTGTACTCATGGGCACAGCCGTCAAGATAAAAATGCCTATATGGGCGATCCCTGCCGGCGTGCTTGGCTCGTTCTTACCCTTTGGTCCGTTCATATTTGACCATTGGTTAAAAAAGAGCCTAAAGAAAAGCAAGAAAGTTATTTGA
- a CDS encoding acyltransferase — protein MRFKSFVQKLHERNPKLGKIASLTTATGVITFNSMLAGPPVWIMGAAKAVTGAAIADKAVIDVTNYWINSNNAMIDNILPNKDWRISLPDDIHTKGKYLLVSNHQSWVDTSIVQYISEKRLPLTRFFTKFELIYIPVIGQAFYFLDFPMMRRHSKEAIAKNPALKGKDIEEAKRACALLKDKPFTLLNYLEGTRFTTVKRDKQQSPYTHLLKPRAGGLSLAISALGEDIDGILDMTIVYPDGVPTYGDLWKGNIKRLGVDVRHIKMPDDLFASVQNGGYETDEAIKAEMFDWVEQVWQQKDQLITKMLAEFESKPPALDA, from the coding sequence ATGCGATTCAAATCATTCGTTCAAAAACTACATGAACGCAATCCTAAACTTGGCAAAATCGCTTCGCTGACCACAGCAACAGGCGTTATTACTTTTAATAGTATGTTGGCAGGTCCCCCTGTATGGATTATGGGTGCAGCCAAAGCTGTTACTGGTGCAGCGATTGCTGATAAAGCGGTCATTGATGTGACCAATTATTGGATTAACAGCAATAACGCGATGATCGATAACATTCTGCCGAATAAAGACTGGCGTATCAGCCTACCTGACGATATCCATACCAAGGGCAAGTATTTACTGGTAAGCAATCACCAATCATGGGTTGATACCAGTATCGTGCAATATATTAGTGAAAAGCGTTTACCATTGACGCGATTTTTTACTAAGTTTGAGCTGATATATATTCCAGTTATTGGTCAAGCTTTCTATTTTCTCGATTTTCCAATGATGCGTCGACATTCTAAAGAGGCGATTGCGAAAAATCCTGCCTTAAAAGGCAAAGATATCGAAGAAGCAAAACGCGCTTGTGCATTGCTGAAAGACAAGCCTTTTACACTGTTAAATTATCTAGAAGGCACACGTTTTACCACCGTAAAACGGGATAAGCAGCAGTCGCCCTATACACATTTGCTTAAACCAAGAGCGGGCGGTTTGTCGCTAGCGATTAGTGCGCTTGGCGAAGACATCGATGGTATTTTAGATATGACCATCGTCTATCCTGATGGTGTGCCGACATATGGCGACTTATGGAAAGGCAATATCAAGCGTTTGGGCGTCGATGTCAGACATATTAAGATGCCTGATGACTTATTTGCCAGTGTTCAAAATGGCGGCTATGAGACTGATGAGGCGATAAAAGCAGAAATGTTTGATTGGGTCGAGCAAGTTTGGCAGCAAAAAGATCAGCTCATTACTAAGATGCTTGCGGAATTTGAAAGTAAGCCCCCTGCCCTTGATGCTTAG
- the nirB gene encoding nitrite reductase large subunit NirB, whose product MSSTIVSKAGKAKLVVIGNGMVGHHFVERAIEKGLHEQFEIHVFAEEDRPAYDRVYLSSYFEHKDVSKLNLVDLSAYASAQIQLHLNQRIVDIDTTNQYIITEAGERIEYGELVLATGSYPFVPPIPGREHAHCHVYRTIADLDDILAIAEQPKVKRGVVVGGGLLGLEAAKALVTLGLETYVVEFAPQLMGVQLDAAGGDILKRKIEALGVKVLTGKNTQAIIDNSDAIHKNLSTFNENPCQLTMQFTDDTSLDTDMIVFSAGIRPQDGIIKNNPECGIEIGARGGILIDEQCRTNAAHVYAIGECAVWDNKIFGLVAPGYSMASICAAQITGDQSQTFTGADMSTKLKLMGVDVGSIGDAHGNSADSLSYLYQNPAEGIYKKLVTTPDNKRLLGAVLVGDTEDYNNLLQLYLNDIDLPAHPESLILPNVEKPKMGIENLPDSATICSCYNVTKGAICAAVENGAYSIAEVKSCTSAGTGCGGCAPMVKDTLSYQLTTLGFEVNNDLCEHFAYTRQELYSLIRVHGIRTFDALLDEHGNGHGCEICKPTVASILASCWNDYVLKPELTPLQDSNDYYLGNIQKDGTYSVVPRVPGGEITADKLIILGQVAKEFNLYTKITGGQRVDLFGARLDQLPDIWTQLVQAGFETGHAYGKSLRTVKSCVGNNWCRYGVDDSVGLALTLEDRYKGVRSPHKIKMGVSGCTRECAEAQSKDFGIIATENGWNLFVCGNGGMTPRHGELFATDLDSDTVIKYIDRIIMFYIKTADKLQRTSKWRESLDGGLEYLQAVIIEDSLGIADELEAQMQLLIDNYVCEWKATITDSEKLKRFRHFVNSEQGDDNVVFVTEREQIRPATDSEKAKILVTELA is encoded by the coding sequence ATGAGTAGCACTATAGTGAGTAAGGCAGGTAAAGCTAAGTTGGTGGTGATTGGTAACGGTATGGTCGGGCACCATTTCGTTGAGCGAGCCATAGAAAAAGGGTTACATGAGCAGTTTGAGATTCATGTGTTTGCTGAAGAAGACCGTCCCGCTTACGATCGGGTATATTTATCGAGCTACTTTGAACATAAAGATGTTAGTAAGCTCAACTTGGTTGATTTAAGCGCCTATGCATCTGCCCAGATTCAATTGCATCTGAACCAGCGTATTGTAGATATTGACACCACCAATCAATACATCATCACTGAAGCTGGCGAGCGGATTGAATATGGTGAGCTGGTGCTGGCGACAGGCTCCTATCCATTTGTACCGCCGATTCCAGGGCGTGAGCATGCACACTGTCATGTATATCGCACCATTGCTGATTTGGATGACATTCTTGCCATCGCTGAGCAACCAAAAGTAAAAAGAGGCGTAGTTGTGGGCGGAGGACTACTCGGGCTTGAAGCAGCAAAAGCACTGGTCACCTTAGGACTAGAGACTTATGTGGTAGAGTTTGCTCCGCAATTGATGGGCGTACAGCTTGATGCGGCTGGCGGCGATATTTTAAAACGAAAAATTGAGGCGCTTGGCGTCAAAGTATTAACTGGTAAGAATACCCAAGCCATTATTGATAATAGCGACGCCATACATAAAAACCTGAGCACCTTTAATGAGAATCCGTGCCAGCTGACCATGCAATTCACCGATGATACCTCGCTTGACACCGATATGATCGTCTTTAGTGCAGGTATTCGTCCGCAAGATGGCATTATCAAAAACAATCCTGAGTGCGGTATTGAGATAGGTGCACGAGGTGGTATTTTAATTGACGAACAATGCCGCACCAATGCTGCGCATGTCTACGCTATTGGCGAATGCGCGGTGTGGGATAACAAGATATTTGGCTTAGTAGCACCAGGCTACAGCATGGCGAGTATTTGCGCGGCACAAATCACAGGAGATCAGTCGCAAACCTTTACGGGCGCTGATATGAGCACCAAGCTCAAACTGATGGGCGTCGATGTTGGTAGTATTGGCGACGCCCATGGCAACAGCGCGGACAGCTTGAGCTATTTGTACCAGAACCCTGCTGAGGGCATTTATAAGAAATTGGTCACAACGCCTGATAACAAACGCTTGCTTGGCGCGGTGTTGGTCGGTGATACCGAAGACTATAATAATCTATTACAGCTATATCTCAACGACATCGACCTACCTGCCCACCCTGAAAGCCTCATACTACCCAACGTTGAAAAACCGAAAATGGGTATAGAAAATTTACCAGATAGTGCAACGATTTGCTCATGCTACAACGTCACCAAAGGGGCTATTTGCGCGGCGGTTGAAAACGGTGCGTACTCCATTGCCGAAGTGAAGTCTTGTACTAGTGCAGGTACAGGATGTGGTGGCTGTGCGCCTATGGTGAAAGACACTTTAAGCTACCAGTTAACGACCCTTGGGTTTGAGGTCAATAACGACTTATGTGAGCACTTTGCCTATACCCGTCAAGAGCTCTATAGCTTGATTCGTGTCCATGGTATTAGAACCTTTGATGCTCTGTTGGATGAGCATGGTAACGGTCATGGCTGTGAGATTTGCAAACCTACGGTCGCCTCCATCTTGGCCTCATGCTGGAATGATTATGTGCTCAAGCCTGAACTGACACCGTTGCAAGATAGCAATGACTATTATCTGGGCAACATCCAAAAAGACGGCACCTATTCTGTCGTACCTCGTGTGCCGGGTGGTGAAATCACCGCCGATAAGCTGATCATCCTCGGACAAGTCGCCAAAGAGTTTAATTTGTATACCAAAATCACAGGTGGGCAACGCGTGGATCTATTTGGGGCACGTTTAGACCAATTGCCTGATATCTGGACACAATTGGTGCAAGCTGGCTTTGAGACTGGTCACGCTTATGGTAAGTCGTTGCGTACTGTTAAATCGTGCGTGGGTAACAACTGGTGTCGCTACGGTGTCGATGACAGTGTCGGCTTGGCACTCACCTTAGAGGATCGTTATAAAGGAGTACGTTCACCGCATAAGATAAAGATGGGCGTGTCCGGATGTACACGCGAGTGTGCAGAGGCACAAAGCAAGGACTTTGGCATTATCGCCACTGAGAATGGTTGGAATTTATTTGTCTGTGGTAATGGTGGTATGACCCCGCGTCATGGTGAGTTGTTTGCCACCGACCTTGATAGCGACACGGTCATCAAATACATCGACCGTATTATCATGTTTTATATCAAAACAGCAGATAAACTCCAGCGTACCTCAAAATGGCGTGAGAGCTTAGATGGCGGATTGGAATATCTACAAGCGGTCATTATTGAAGACAGTTTAGGCATCGCTGATGAGCTAGAGGCGCAGATGCAACTGCTGATCGACAACTATGTGTGTGAGTGGAAAGCAACTATAACCGATAGCGAAAAGCTCAAACGTTTCCGTCACTTCGTCAATAGTGAGCAAGGGGATGACAATGTGGTTTTTGTCACCGAGCGCGAGCAGATCCGCCCTGCGACCGATAGTGAAAAAGCTAAAATCTTAGTGACTGAGCTGGCTTAA
- the nirD gene encoding nitrite reductase small subunit NirD, translating into MNQYTVCRLEDILPETGVCALIEGKQVAIFRTKDAKLFALDNYDPFSQANVLSRGLIGGTTVTNDAGTDEAVLYVASPIYKQRFNLATGQCLDDTSVTLATYHVELDTSLEGNNVVIKYDQLEASSTTLLEMEVV; encoded by the coding sequence ATGAACCAGTATACCGTTTGCAGATTAGAAGACATACTCCCTGAGACTGGTGTTTGCGCACTGATAGAGGGTAAACAAGTGGCTATCTTTCGCACTAAGGACGCTAAGCTGTTCGCGCTTGATAACTATGACCCGTTTAGTCAGGCCAATGTATTATCTAGAGGGTTAATTGGAGGCACTACCGTGACCAACGATGCTGGCACTGATGAAGCGGTACTGTATGTGGCCTCACCTATTTATAAACAGAGATTTAACCTTGCCACCGGTCAATGCTTGGATGATACAAGTGTCACGCTTGCTACTTACCATGTTGAGCTTGATACCAGTCTTGAAGGTAATAATGTGGTGATAAAATATGATCAGTTAGAAGCGTCATCTACAACACTATTAGAAATGGAAGTTGTTTAA
- the prpB gene encoding methylisocitrate lyase has product MTLSAGARFRSAMKQKNDNNQPLQIAGAINAYTAMMATQVGHQALYLSGAGVANASFGLPDLGMTSLDNVLEDARRITDAVDTPLLVDIDTGFGGAFNIAQTIRKMEKAGVAAVHIEDQVAQKRCGHRPNKEIVSISEMVDRLKAALDAKTDKDFVVMARTDALSVEGLDAAVERAVAFQEAGADMIFAEALTDIEMYRKFTDVLDIPVLANMTEFGQTDLYTTEQLYAVGVDMVLYPLSAFRAMNKAALNVYQHLLDDGTQDKVVDTMQTRMELYDFLNYHEFEQTLDKLFADNK; this is encoded by the coding sequence ATGACCCTATCAGCTGGCGCTCGCTTTCGCAGTGCAATGAAACAAAAAAATGATAATAATCAACCGCTACAGATTGCTGGCGCAATTAACGCTTATACAGCAATGATGGCAACTCAAGTTGGTCATCAAGCCTTATATCTCTCTGGTGCTGGCGTGGCCAATGCCTCATTTGGCTTGCCAGATTTGGGTATGACTAGCCTTGATAACGTCTTAGAAGATGCGCGCCGTATTACCGATGCGGTTGATACGCCATTATTGGTTGATATTGACACCGGTTTTGGTGGTGCATTTAATATTGCTCAAACCATTCGTAAAATGGAAAAAGCCGGTGTGGCGGCGGTTCATATCGAAGACCAAGTGGCGCAAAAGCGTTGTGGTCATCGTCCAAATAAAGAAATTGTTAGTATCTCAGAAATGGTTGATCGCCTAAAAGCGGCACTTGATGCCAAGACGGACAAAGATTTTGTGGTGATGGCACGTACCGACGCCCTATCTGTCGAAGGTCTTGATGCAGCGGTTGAGCGCGCGGTTGCTTTTCAAGAAGCTGGTGCTGATATGATTTTTGCCGAAGCACTAACGGATATTGAGATGTACCGTAAGTTTACCGATGTGCTTGATATTCCAGTCCTAGCTAATATGACCGAATTTGGTCAGACCGATCTATATACCACCGAGCAGTTATATGCGGTAGGTGTTGATATGGTGCTTTATCCATTATCAGCCTTCCGTGCGATGAACAAAGCGGCATTAAACGTATATCAGCATCTGCTTGATGATGGCACGCAAGACAAAGTTGTCGACACCATGCAAACCCGTATGGAGCTGTATGACTTCTTAAACTATCATGAGTTTGAACAAACGCTAGACAAACTGTTTGCTGATAATAAGTAG
- the prpC gene encoding bifunctional 2-methylcitrate synthase/citrate synthase, which translates to MAAQKELSGAGLRGQVAGKTALSTVGKSGSGLTYRGYDVSELADKCIFEEVAYMLLYGNLPTQSELDAYQTKLKGLRGLPQALKDVLERIPADAHPMDVLRTGCSMLGNLEMETDFSQENDKTDRMLAVFPSIINYWYRFTHDNVRIETETDDDTIGGHFLHLLKGEKPNELHTKVMNVSLILYAEHEFNASTFTARVCASTLSDIHSCITGAIGSLRGHLHGGANEAAMDMIEGFTSPDQAESEMMAMLARKDKIMGFGHAIYSESDPRNVVIKGWAEKLAADVGDEVLYPVSVRCEEVMWREKKLFCNADFFHASAYHFMGIPTKLFTPIFVCSRLTGWAAHVFEQRANNRIIRPSAEYTGEELRPVPEMSAR; encoded by the coding sequence ATGGCAGCACAAAAAGAACTTTCGGGCGCAGGTTTACGTGGTCAAGTAGCAGGTAAGACCGCTTTGTCTACCGTTGGCAAATCAGGCTCAGGTCTGACTTATCGCGGTTATGACGTATCAGAGCTGGCTGACAAGTGCATCTTTGAGGAAGTGGCTTATATGTTGCTATACGGCAACTTACCTACCCAAAGTGAGCTTGATGCTTATCAAACTAAATTGAAAGGTTTACGTGGCTTACCACAAGCATTAAAAGATGTGCTTGAGCGTATTCCTGCGGACGCCCATCCGATGGACGTATTACGTACCGGTTGCTCGATGCTTGGTAACCTTGAGATGGAAACTGACTTCTCACAAGAGAACGATAAAACCGACCGTATGCTGGCGGTTTTCCCATCAATCATCAATTACTGGTATCGCTTTACCCACGACAACGTGCGTATCGAAACTGAAACTGATGACGATACCATTGGCGGTCATTTCTTACATCTGCTAAAAGGTGAAAAACCAAACGAGCTACATACTAAGGTAATGAACGTATCACTGATTCTTTATGCTGAGCATGAGTTTAACGCCTCAACCTTTACCGCTCGCGTCTGTGCGTCTACCCTGTCTGACATTCATTCTTGTATCACTGGCGCGATTGGCTCATTACGCGGTCATTTACATGGCGGCGCCAATGAAGCGGCGATGGATATGATTGAAGGATTCACCTCTCCTGATCAAGCAGAGTCTGAGATGATGGCAATGCTGGCGCGTAAAGATAAGATTATGGGCTTTGGTCATGCTATCTATAGCGAATCAGATCCACGTAATGTTGTAATTAAAGGTTGGGCTGAAAAACTGGCAGCAGATGTTGGTGATGAAGTGCTATACCCAGTATCAGTACGCTGTGAAGAAGTGATGTGGCGCGAGAAAAAACTCTTCTGTAATGCTGACTTTTTCCATGCGTCTGCCTATCACTTTATGGGCATTCCAACCAAACTGTTTACGCCAATCTTTGTTTGCTCGCGTCTAACAGGCTGGGCAGCACACGTGTTTGAGCAACGTGCGAACAACC
- a CDS encoding NarK family nitrate/nitrite MFS transporter, whose translation MSSSPSPSPAAPNKNKLNILSFTGKNQILHLGWMAFFLTFFVWFNHAPFLSAIGETLSLTKDQVKTLLILNVALTIPARVIIGMLTDRFGPRLVYTAILAIGAIPCFTFAFAQDYNTLALSRFFLGFVGAGFVVGIRLMSDWFPASELGTAEGIYGGWGNFGSAAAALLLPTVAIIAAAIVGGNEGWRYATATSGVVMMLYSVIFYKMVRDTPKGATYFKPKKSGAMMVTSAGDFWLMMAFKLPMYLALALLGWKLSPAGVSLLSQASVNIVYIGLVILYIYEFVSSYRFNKEVFTTPVPKAHQYDFKQVGILNILYFATFGSELAVVSMLPLFYQETFNLSIVMAGVLASSYAFMNLMSRPGGGWLSDKFGRKITLLILTAGLAVGYLLMGIVDSTWPIALALFITMFCSFFVQAGEGAVFAVIPLIKRSMTGQFAGMTGAYGNVGSVVYLTVLSLVSYQVFFMVIAATAVVGFFALFFLKEPEGVIIEEMPDGSFAQIKVS comes from the coding sequence ATGTCGTCATCGCCATCACCGAGCCCTGCTGCACCAAATAAAAACAAGCTCAATATTCTCTCTTTTACTGGTAAAAACCAGATACTCCATCTTGGATGGATGGCTTTTTTTCTGACCTTTTTTGTATGGTTTAACCACGCACCATTCTTATCTGCCATCGGTGAGACTTTGAGTTTGACCAAGGACCAAGTCAAAACCTTATTGATACTAAACGTCGCTTTGACTATTCCAGCTCGAGTCATTATTGGCATGTTGACCGATCGTTTTGGTCCGCGCCTCGTCTATACCGCCATTTTGGCTATTGGAGCGATTCCCTGTTTTACCTTTGCCTTTGCGCAAGATTACAACACGCTGGCATTGTCCCGTTTTTTCTTGGGCTTTGTGGGTGCAGGGTTTGTGGTGGGTATTCGTCTCATGAGTGATTGGTTCCCTGCAAGTGAGCTGGGTACTGCTGAAGGTATTTATGGCGGTTGGGGAAATTTTGGTTCTGCTGCTGCTGCGCTGCTGTTACCGACAGTGGCTATTATCGCCGCGGCTATAGTTGGTGGCAATGAGGGCTGGCGTTATGCAACAGCCACCTCAGGGGTGGTGATGATGCTCTATAGTGTGATTTTTTATAAGATGGTGCGTGATACGCCTAAGGGTGCGACATATTTTAAACCCAAAAAGTCTGGTGCCATGATGGTGACTTCAGCAGGTGACTTTTGGCTGATGATGGCGTTTAAACTGCCAATGTATTTGGCGTTAGCGCTTTTGGGATGGAAGCTATCACCCGCTGGCGTCAGCTTACTCAGTCAGGCAAGTGTCAATATCGTCTACATCGGATTGGTTATTTTATATATTTATGAGTTTGTGAGTAGTTATCGCTTTAATAAAGAGGTATTTACGACTCCTGTGCCAAAAGCGCATCAATATGATTTTAAGCAAGTCGGTATCTTAAATATTTTATACTTTGCGACCTTTGGCTCAGAGCTTGCCGTAGTGTCTATGTTGCCGCTTTTCTATCAAGAGACATTTAATCTATCAATTGTGATGGCAGGGGTTTTGGCATCTAGCTATGCGTTTATGAACTTGATGTCGCGACCGGGCGGCGGCTGGCTCAGCGATAAGTTTGGTCGCAAAATAACGCTGCTGATTTTGACCGCAGGTTTGGCTGTTGGTTATCTATTAATGGGCATCGTGGATTCAACATGGCCAATTGCCTTGGCATTATTCATCACGATGTTTTGCTCTTTCTTTGTACAAGCGGGTGAAGGTGCTGTGTTTGCGGTTATTCCACTGATCAAGCGTAGCATGACCGGACAATTTGCTGGCATGACCGGCGCTTATGGAAATGTTGGCTCGGTTGTTTATTTAACTGTATTGAGTCTGGTCTCTTATCAAGTATTCTTCATGGTAATCGCCGCGACTGCTGTCGTTGGCTTCTTTGCACTGTTCTTTTTAAAAGAACCTGAAGGCGTTATCATCGAAGAGATGCCTGATGGCAGCTTTGCCCAAATTAAAGTGAGCTAA